Genomic DNA from Lactuca sativa cultivar Salinas chromosome 8, Lsat_Salinas_v11, whole genome shotgun sequence:
GGGTTGTTTGATAGTTACTGACCGAGTAAGATCTGATTGAGTCAGAGCCTGACCGAGTCACAAGTTCTGACTGTAATGGCTTCCGACTGAAACAATATTGTTTGATTACATATCTGACTGACcgttttaaatgttaaaattaccattttgcccTTCTGATTTGTTTTGTGCTTTATAAAATCTATAAGTTTGAGTATAATAAAGGTTATACATGCACAATCTATTTCAACTTTCAATGAAAAGAAAACGTAATATTTATAGTATTATTACATGCACCATCTATTTCAACTCTGATACGTTGGTACCTAAACTAGATGATGACAATAACTATTGATCATGTAATCGAAAATGACCTTTATCACACTGGTTTCTTATTTTACTTTAAACTCTTCCAAGTTTCGGTGGTCAAAAAACAACTACTACCCTTCACTAGATCAATTCATTTCTAATCTTCTTCAACCAGATTTGAGTTTTCTAGCATGTTTTGAGAAACAATTTGGCATCATATGCAACACAAAATCCACTCAGCAGTGATATACCCCCATACAGTGCCCTTGTTGAAGGGCCTTTAAAGTAGTTTTGGGAGATCTCTGGTATGATATAGCTTAAGGAAGAATATGAAAACGAGGTGGAGAAAATTCAAAATTGAAATACTCCTATCTGATGCAAACATCCAATCCTCACCAAAAGCATCATCCGATTTTCACCAATTTCATAAAATTGATTTCAATGTCAATTATAGAAAATCGATTTCCGATCTTACTGATGGGTAGGCGGAGGTCGGCGAACTTGGAACTTGGTCGGCGGCTCTGCTGAGGCGACGATGATGAACTTGGCCGGTAGGAGAAATTGCTTGAAGTTGTTGCTGAGGCGACGATGATGAACTTGGCCGGTAGGAGAAATTGCTTGAAGTTGTTGTGTGGAACAGTGGAAGAAAGGAGGAGCCGTTTGATAGGAGAACCAGATGCGTGTTCATTTATTTAGGGCAGAAAAGTCATTAAAACATCACATAATGGGTCAGTTTTTTTTTTATCAGACCGAGTCAGGAGGTGGGTAAGCAATTTCTAACCGGGTGAGACAAAATTACCATTTATCAAACATGACCGGACCGGTCAACATAGTATCAAACAACCCCTTAGGCctgtttgataaaaaaaaaaactataacacCCGGTTCTCGAATTTaacttaaggagagaaaggaaagaaaataggtggaaatgaaaagaaaataaaagaaattggtgttccCAAGTTTCATTAATTGAAAAGAAGTGGAGGGAAATGGAAGGATCGCTTcccctcctaactttccttccgatttaaAAGGATTTGtaaagaaaaaacaaaatgatCCTTCCAATTTTTCtctcaaaatgaaaattttaagtaTCATCCTCACATTCCCTCCATATCCATGAAAGATTTCAGATTTTTAGACTTCACAGAGCGATTCGGCAGTGATGACATGGACTCGACGAACACCGCCCTTGAACTCGGTATGTCATACTGAGCTTGGAAGGGCAACTCGAGTctctctcttcttcctcttcctaACTTCTTACCCCATTTTTTTTAGATATGGAGTTCGGCAAATGCTGTGATTACTCCGCCCAGCCTTATAGCGAAAAATCACATGAGAGCAAGAGCAGCTTGGAAAAGCCGATTTCATAAAGACGCTAATGAATGACTATTTTTTGAAAAACGCAAACTCTTCTAATTTGCTCGTCTTCCCATAATACCCTAATTCATCCAACCAGATACAATGGAAATTAAGCGAGGAGTAAGAAAGCGAagattttcagaaaataatttagggtttaggaaagaGAAGGATGGCAGAGGTGGTTTGGGGAAGAAGGGGTTGTCGCCTCTCTTTCTCTTCTCTTCCGGCGATGACTGCCGTCTCTCTTCATCGCAATGGCATTACGCTCTTTCGGACGGTATCCTTTATCCTTCTCCGTTTTTTGCATCAACAATTCCTAccttgcttttttttttcttccttaTTTCGTAATTTCTGGAACTACACTACGATGAATTTGCTGAGATTTACAGATTCATCCTACTATTTGATGAATTAAAGTTTGTAGGAATGCTATTTTTATGCTGTAAGTTTGAATCAAATTTTTTGTGGAAGACTATAATGTCCTCAAATTTAGACGAGATTTCATAAATTCTGAAGTTTGAATCAGTAAAACATACTCTGTCTATGAGATGAGCTAGTGAATTTTTGAAGCACTTAAACTTGAACATTCAATCGAAACAAAACATCAAATCATAATACAAATTACAAAATGAAGACAATATCGTATACCAAACACTCTATAGTTTCCCTTTACTTCTCCTTCCTCAAAGCATGCTATCAGCTCGAGCTGGTAATCTCCTGAAGAAATTACTAGGCGCTGAAGGCATCTTGCTTCTAAACCTCGGATGCCTCAACAAAAACAAACCCATCCCCAAAACAACAAGCTTAAAAGGCGTCACATACAGAGCAACAGCTACCACAAGACATAGAACCACAAACAAACAGGTCGCCCTCGGGTCCCGCCAGCTCAGCAACGCCTGAAACCTCTCCCCTTGTGTTGCAATATCCCCAACCACTGTCTGTATCCTTCCAGCCACACTCCTAAGCCTATCATACCTCATCTTCGTCACATCCTGTGGCTTTGAAGAAGGAAAAGAATCAAACTCTTCATCCAATTCATCCGGCTGAACAGCTTCAGCCCACGACAGCTTCGTGTCCATATGTGGCGGATGACGCGGACGGAATCGGTAATTCCATACTCCAATAAGAAACATATACAGGAATCCAGTTGGAAGAATCAACTCCGGAAAACAAACCAATATAAAAAAAAGAACATGAACCAGGAGGGTAGTTACGGGATTTTTCCAATTCGAAACATCTCCTAACCACTTACTCATTGAAATCACACCCGTGAAAACCGAAACAATTCGAAAAAAATTCGCTTTACTTCTTCTCATACTCCACATATGCGAGTCAACATCCAACATGTATTCAACCACTTCTCTTCTTAACGGAGGCTCGGCTCTTCCCAACCGAATTGCCACAATGTTCATGGCTTGATATCTTAATGTATCCAGCTGACTTATAGTCAACGGATGTTGATAATGCATTTTAGGTAGTAAAGGTTGACTATAAAGATAAATCATATTCGCTAACGATAAACAAGTAAACCGAAACGCTAACTGTAACTCACCGGTTTTTTTCAACCCCGAAGGCTGTAAAACAAGAAGCGGATACGAATGCGTGTAGATTCGATCCGTTTCCAATGTCGATAACCGGATTCTTATCTTTCCAATTCTCGAATCCTTTCCACTCCCTCCGTTTCCATTCCCGCCTAAATGGGCATTGTCAAATACCCCCAAACTAACAACCGTACACGGGTCGTATACTTCCCACGTATACTGTTCGTTCCATTTCGGGTTAAAACTCTCCAAAATCGTACGCGTTCGCACCCATTTTTGTCCGTATTTCGCTACACAATACGCGTCTGTTGTTTTCTTTCCGTCTTTCGTTTTCATCCCTTGAAGTCCTTGCGCGCTTAAAATCCCGATTTCGAGGATTCCGATTGGTTTTTTCCATAATTGACGGGCCGTGGGTCGTTGATCGCTTATATACATTGTAGATTCATCTAGAACATGGTAACCACCTTCTAGACACACTCTTAGATGAATCCTAGTTGAGAATTTAAGCTCCATTCTTTGTCCACCTTCCAACATTGCAAATCCAAATTGTTCAAGATTGTACCATTTTGAATGAACAGTTCGATGATCTAACCGTTTTTCAAACGCGGTAAGTGGAAGGACGATTCTACCCACGATCTCTTCTTTTGAAGTTGCTTTGTTTTCGAGTGTGAGAACTAACTGTTCTTCAAACGGCTCGGCTGCTACAAACACCAAATCCTCGTTCCACATCGGATTTGTTGTTTTTGTTGGGGACAATTTCGTCTTTAGTATCTGGTTCCCGAGTTGAGCTTTGACAAAAACTTGCGGGAGTTGACTTTTGTCAGCCGAttcgacatcatgtgcttcgattaCATTAACTCTAAGATACCAAAGTTTAGGAGAAACATAAACTTTTGATCTCACACTAAAAACACCTTCACCATGAACAGTTGCAGCATCTGAATGCCATGCTTCTGAAAAAGCTTCATCCGCTTGTGTCCCCATCCAAACTGCAAGCATCACCTCTCCTTTGACTTTTCTGTCTCCTTTTCGATCTTCTAACCGATACCATTGAGGTGCTAACGGGCTGTCTGGTGGGACCCGTGTCGGGACTTCATTCATGTCAAACACGACTTTCCCTAAATAATCATCTCTTGCAATCATGTCTTTATCTTTCACGTAAACTTCAAGAACAGTTGATTGTATTTTCTCTTTTGAAAACGCAAACACTTGTTTCCATTCTGCGTATGTTCTCTTTTCAAAATGCTGTGTTTTTCCTTTGTAGTTTCCGAGTTTGACTTCAACATAGGGATCACAGCTTGCAGTCAAAGGGTTGATAGGGAGATCTCTTGCTTTTTCAACACGAACATAAAGATAATACATTTGTTCTACAAGATCGTATGTGCTTGTGACTCTATCACTGCTTATCCACCCTCCACCTCCTCTTATTCCGCCATGTGGCCATCTTTCACCGAGTTGTGGCTTTGTGTCTTTGAGTTTGTAGTCATCTGGATTTGCTGCAGCTGGTTTAGAACCCATTTTTTGATCACCTGGAAATAACCCGATCAAGATATAGTCATTAGTTTGTTAGATTTCACTAAGGTTGTAATAGGTTATCAAGCAGAAATTCATTACCTTTTTATGAACTGGGGTTGTACAAGTTTACTTTGATCTCTGTTTTCTGTATGAGAGTTGCAGTTTTTATGTGTGTTTTTGGTTTCTTTGTTGCTTTGAAACTCATGGAAATTGGAACATGTGATGTGAAACCGTTTTTTGTAGTTGTCATTTGTGAATATTTGccttttgttatttatttttttctttttgaaatgtGACCATAAACATTAGTGGAAGGAGAACCTAGCAAAAGGTGCTTTGATTGTTTGCTTTCTTTAAACGCATCAATGTAAGTTGATACCTTTCTTCGTATTTAGTCTTGAGTTGAAGTTGAAAATAATTTGGCTTTCGTTGATAATCATTGATGGAAAAAGTAGGGTGGAGTGTTGAAAAAACTCATAATTTATGGAAAAAGTTGGCTGAGGTGTGACAAAGATAAgctttttgaagttaaaattgaACTGTATGTAGGATGTGTTAGATTCTCTTGAAAAGAAAACACTACCCATGAGATAAAACCTTGTCTTTTTGGTGTTGCTAATTGTATTAAATATGGAGAGCaagttatataatatattttgtgAGATTAAACACTTGTTATATGCTAAGAAAAGTAGTGTGGTATGGTGAAAGTTTTGATGCCAGTGTGATGATAGTTAGGAGAAAGatgcttttttttttaatattctttCATCTTTATTCTCTCCTTTTATATCTTCCAAGCCTACCATTACTGATTTTTCTATTTTCCTTATGTGTTGATGAATTTTAAAGATTCTTGTGATAAACTCTGCTTTCACCTTTATTCTTGATGAATGCTCCTCTCTCACATAATCGAGAATATGTGCTCAGCTCCACTTGTCTGTATATACATATAGCAGCAAATCCTCGCTTTCATATGGTATTATATGGGCTTATTTAAATATCAATAAAACATATGCAAGATTGCAAGATTCTCTTTAATGTGGAAAAGGCCTAAAACTTATGGGGAAGTCCATAGTGGTTTCGAGGCCCAAGTTACTTTCGCTTAGGCCCAAAAGCCAATGGTGTTTCCAAGACTCACAAAATAAAAGGCTTGAAATTTATAAAATTAGTGCGTCCTTGTAATGTTTTATTCCAAAAGATaaagaaatttaaaataaatattgtaGTTTTAATTGTACCAAAAAGGAAGTTTGGttaagcaaataaacacaaaAATCTGAGAAGATGAAACACACAAATCTTGTGCGGACTCATGTGTGTTGCATTTGTTAACCTACTTTGTTGGTAGTTAAATGAACATAATATTTATCATACAAAGTTTACTCGATTGAAGACGTGAATGgttttatgtatttgtatttgaaGCCTTTTTAGTTCGTCAGATTAAACGATAAAGTTTATTTTGATTCTTAACTTATGAGGAATTGTAACCACTTTTATTTGAAACTAAAAAACTAATTATTGGTgctaaagaacaaaacaaaacaaaaatcgttTACAATGCAAGTTTATAACCAAAATTAGAAGATTGCAAGTATAAAAATAAACAAGCAAATTCATACTTAATAACGTAACAATATAAAATATACACCAAAGTA
This window encodes:
- the LOC111884027 gene encoding FT-interacting protein 1, whose protein sequence is MGSKPAAANPDDYKLKDTKPQLGERWPHGGIRGGGGWISSDRVTSTYDLVEQMYYLYVRVEKARDLPINPLTASCDPYVEVKLGNYKGKTQHFEKRTYAEWKQVFAFSKEKIQSTVLEVYVKDKDMIARDDYLGKVVFDMNEVPTRVPPDSPLAPQWYRLEDRKGDRKVKGEVMLAVWMGTQADEAFSEAWHSDAATVHGEGVFSVRSKVYVSPKLWYLRVNVIEAHDVESADKSQLPQVFVKAQLGNQILKTKLSPTKTTNPMWNEDLVFVAAEPFEEQLVLTLENKATSKEEIVGRIVLPLTAFEKRLDHRTVHSKWYNLEQFGFAMLEGGQRMELKFSTRIHLRVCLEGGYHVLDESTMYISDQRPTARQLWKKPIGILEIGILSAQGLQGMKTKDGKKTTDAYCVAKYGQKWVRTRTILESFNPKWNEQYTWEVYDPCTVVSLGVFDNAHLGGNGNGGSGKDSRIGKIRIRLSTLETDRIYTHSYPLLVLQPSGLKKTGELQLAFRFTCLSLANMIYLYSQPLLPKMHYQHPLTISQLDTLRYQAMNIVAIRLGRAEPPLRREVVEYMLDVDSHMWSMRRSKANFFRIVSVFTGVISMSKWLGDVSNWKNPVTTLLVHVLFFILVCFPELILPTGFLYMFLIGVWNYRFRPRHPPHMDTKLSWAEAVQPDELDEEFDSFPSSKPQDVTKMRYDRLRSVAGRIQTVVGDIATQGERFQALLSWRDPRATCLFVVLCLVVAVALYVTPFKLVVLGMGLFLLRHPRFRSKMPSAPSNFFRRLPARADSML